In a single window of the Tigriopus californicus strain San Diego chromosome 2, Tcal_SD_v2.1, whole genome shotgun sequence genome:
- the LOC131877206 gene encoding uncharacterized protein LOC131877206 isoform X1 — protein MNEFEGVERGLLPALPAGLERPLESSDVSASVRDRIEPSFEVAFRWLERPVSTDTLAEDLPILAVILQLCGEHAQPQVWTTPESLRLSYRVQSRLKAKFECPHMAEVIMSWHGRLLNRCLSDLRTRTRDWADWRSHLAAAASCIWFFDQLTLIPCRLSESLSQFLPLLLKLADDWYPPHQEWGLLNLTKVLRYVSCQELVANGRWNVIVNALKGKLRSTDLKLRQTAWTSFVLVLEILELNTVQQDSSFNECDQFASVILDQLQSNWSPTERLFELQTLRQVLVLLRYRLQRWLSRLLAVLDGCLSLGSLSETDALEMLRIIRFVVSEMGDQINPHQRLILQTLIRFEVHHKPMMGHKSIALSECLAIVAILREADPPRYAKLLEGHDQLRIKLKILNVT, from the coding sequence ATGAACGAGTTCGAGGGCGTGGAGCGGGGGCTCTTACCCGCTTTACCAGCGGGACTCGAACGGCCCCTCGAATCATCGGACGTGAGCGCCTCTGTTCGCGATCGAATCGAGCCCAGCTTCGAGGTCGCCTTCCGTTGGCTTGAGCGCCCGGTTTCAACCGACACACTGGCTGAGGACCTACCTATTTTGGCAGTTATTCTCCAACTGTGCGGGGAACATGCTCAACCGCAAGTGTGGACGACGCCTGAGAGTCTGAGACTCAGTTACCGCGTTCAAAGCCGCCTAAAAGCCAAGTTTGAATGTCCTCACATGGCCGAAGTGATTATGTCGTGGCACGGGCGACTCCTGAATCGTTGCCTGTCCGATCTCCGGACACGAACGCGAGATTGGGCTGATTGGCGAAGCCATTTAGCCGCCGCGGCTTCTTGTATCTGGTTCTTCGATCAATTGACACTCATCCCGTGCCGTCTCAGTGAGAGCTTGTCACAGTTCCTACCCCTGCTTTTGAAATTAGCCGATGATTGGTACCCGCCTCATCAAGAATGGGGCCTCTTGAATTTGACCAAAGTGTTGCGATACGTGTCGTGCCAAGAGCTTGTGGCCAATGGTCGATGGAACGTGATCGTGAACGCTCTAAAAGGGAAGTTACGTTCCACAGATTTAAAGCTCCGACAGACGGCTTGGACGTCCTTTGTGCTGGTTTTAGAAATTCTCGAACTCAACACGGTTCAACAAGATTCTTCTTTTAATGAATGTGATCAGTTCGCCAGTGTCATTCTGGATCAACTCCAAAGTAACTGGTCCCCCACCGAACGACTTTTTGAGCTTCAAACTCTCCGTCAAGTATTGGTCCTTCTGCGTTATCGATTACAAAGATGGTTGTCTCGTTTGCTTGCGGTTTTAGACGGTTGCCTAAGCCTAGGGTCTTTGAGTGAAACTGATGCCTTAGAAATGCTGAGGATCATTCGGTTCGTGGTGAGCGAGATGGGTGACCAAATAAATCCCCACCAACGGCTGATACTTCAGACATTAATTCGCTTTGAGGTCCATCACAAGCCGATGATGGGACACAAATCAATTGCTCTCTCCGAATGTTTGGCTATAGTAGCCATTCTCCGAGAGGCAGACCCACCTCGATATGCCAAATTGCTAGAGGGTCATGATCAACTACGGATTAAGCTCAAAATACTAAATGTGACATGA
- the LOC131877206 gene encoding uncharacterized protein LOC131877206 isoform X2: MNLTPLHEVRAQVGQAQLTRDRQRLRHQWPLMTGSSASSSAITQTTPRLEPSASLSTDSGTALGGALRALGSAQSDPASPWSQSLAQVLDPDLAVSTGPDSNSWIRCPPQEAQRLDRCYQLGVKLLNPARTPGDGADALDLSPARCAQWATALAGRRGRSLPSLPWPASKPV, translated from the exons ATGAATTTGACCCCGTTGCACGAGGTGCGAGCCCAGGTTGGACAAGCTCAGTTGACCCGAGATCGACAACGCTTGAGACATCAATGGCCCTTGATGACAGGCTCGTCGGCGAGCTCGTCCGCCATCACGCAGACCACGCCCAGACTTGAACCTTCGGCCAGCCTCTCGACGGACTCTGGTACGGCCTTGGGTGGTGCGCTCCGGGCATTGGGCTCGGCTCAATCCGATCCAGCCAGCCCGTGGAGTCAAAGCTTGGCGCAAGTGCTCGATCCGGACTTAGCCGTGTCCACGGGACCCGATTCCAACTCGTGGATCCGCTGTCCGCCCCAAGAGGCTCAACGACTGGATCGTTGCTATCAACTTGGG GTCAAGTTACTCAATCCCGCCCGAACCCCGGGTGACGGTGCGGACGCCCTTGATCTTTCGCCCGCCCGTTGCGCTCAATGGGCCACCGCTTTAGCTGGTCGTCGCGGTCGCTCACTACCATCCCTACCTTGGCCTGCGTCCAAGCCGGTTTAA
- the LOC131891488 gene encoding pyridine nucleotide-disulfide oxidoreductase domain-containing protein 2-like (The sequence of the model RefSeq protein was modified relative to this genomic sequence to represent the inferred CDS: added 10 bases not found in genome assembly) has protein sequence MLRLGNRRSAFRKCFRHLSSSSHHEPQYDAVVVGGGHNGLTAAAYMAKSGMKVAVFERRYLVGGAAVTEEIVPGFRFSRASYVLSLLRPQIMSELKLADRGLKVHLRDPSSYTPIREELRTRPGLTSLTLGQSTEMNRMEIGKFSSRDSEAYEKFEDHLGSLVDIINPLLDHAPLDLNKFLQGSLSEKCSSFKELSPLWQAMKAVRKVDLEDIQEMITSPTSKILDVWFESDPLKATLATDACIGAMASPSTPGSGYVLLHHVMGGLNGVRGAWGYPEGGMGSVSNAIGDCAVEAGAQIFTDSPVESIDVTNQSVTGITIQRGGESLKIKAPLVLSNATPKVTFCNLLAKPQDHLPQDVLDRIEGIDYTSPVTKLNFAVNRLPNFEADPNQVPNEALPLHQSTIHLNCENMSLLEDAYASSVSKQSFSALPMIEMTIPSVLDSSLAPPGQHVCLVFSQYTPYDPLPSGWDAKTRDLYANLIVDTIESYAPGFRASIVGYEMLTPPDLESIFGLTGGNIFHGSMSLDQLYLSRPTSSRSMASPGTPIQGLLLAGSGAHPGGGVMGSPGRLAAKTAVEVAGKSWTFA, from the exons ATG GGAACCGACGCTCTGCGTTCAGGAAGTGTTTCCGACATCTAAGTTCTTCTTCCCACCATGAGCCCCAATATGATGCTGTTGTGGTTGGGGGGGGACACAACGGGCTAACAGCCGCAGCGTACATGGCTAAGAGTGGCATGAAGGTGGCCGTGTTCGAGCGACGCTACCTAGTCGGAGGCGCGGCGGTCACTGAAGAAATAGTCCCTGGGTTTCGGTTTTCCAGGGCCTCCTACGTTCTCAGTTTGTTACGACCGCAAATCATGTCCGAATTGAAACTGGCCGATCGAGGACTAAAAGTCCATCTTCGAGATCCATCTTCCTATACGCCAATTCGCGAGGAATTGAGAACACGACCAGGTTTGACCTCTCTGACTTTGGGCCAATCTACCGAAATGAATAGGATGGAGATCGGAAAGTTTTCTTCGCGAGACTCTGAGGCTTatgaaaaatttgaagatcACTTGGGCAGTCTGGTAGACATTATCAATCCTCTCCTTGATCACGCTCCACtggatttgaacaaattcctCCAAGGTTCGCTAtcagaaaaatgttcaagcTTCAAGGAGCTCTCACCTTTGTGGCAGGCGATGAAAGCAGTTAGGAAGGTAGATCTCGAGGATATTCAAGAAATGATCACCTCTCCTACTTCAAAGATTCTGGACGTTTGGTTCGAATCTGATCCCCTGAAGGCCACTTTGGCTACCGATGCTTGCATCGGTGCCATGGCCAGCCCATCTACTCCAGGAAGTGGCTATGTTTTACTGCACCATGTCATGGGCGGTTTGAATGGCGTTCGCGGCGCGTGGGGCTATCCGGAAGGTGGAATGGGCTCCGTATCAAATGCCATAGGTGATTGTGCCGTCGAGGCTGGTGCGCAAATATTTACTGACTCACCAGTTGAATCGATCGACGTTACCAATCAATCTGTGACAGGAATTACAATtcagagaggaggagaatcacTGAAAATCAAAGCTCCTCTCGTTTTATCCAATGCTACGCCCAAGGTCACATTTTGTAACCTCTTGGCCAAACCTCAGGATCATTTGCCTCAAGATGTCTTGGACAGAATTGAGGGGATTGATTACACATCGCCCGTGACAAAGTTGAACTTTGCCGTAAACCGTTTACCTAACTTTGAAGCGGATCCCAACCAAGTTCCGAATGAGGCCTTGCCATTACACCAAAGtacaattcatttgaattgcgAAAACATGAGCTTACTAGAGGATGCCTATGCGTCTTCTGTGTCAAAACAATCATTCTCAGCCTTGCCCATGATCGAAATGACCATTCCTTCCGTATTGGACTCGTCCCTGGCTCCACCTGGTCAGCATGTGTGTCTCGTATTCAGCCAATACACGCCTTATGATCCTCTTCCTTCTGGATGGGACGCCAAAACCAGAGATTTGTATGCAAACCTTATTGTGGACACGATTGAGTCATACGCGCCTGGATTTCGGGCTTCCATTGTGGGATATGAGATGTTGACTCCTCCCGACCTGGAATCCATTTTTGGTCTCACGGGTGGGAATATCTTTCATGGCTCCATGTCTTTGGATCAGCTCTACTTGAGTCGCCCCACTAGTTCACGCTCTATGGCCAGTCCTGGCACGCCTATCCAAGGTCTGTTGCTGGCTGGCAGTGGCGCCCATCCTGGAGGGGGCGTGATGGGATCCCCGGGCAGATTGGCTGCCAAGACGGCCGTTGAAGTTGCGGGCAAATCCTGGacatttgcttga